The DNA region ACTTGGTGTGAAAAGACATTTTGGACGCGGACGCTTCGCGCGCTGATTTTCGCGGATAAAAAAGAAAAATCTGCGTTCATCCGCGTCCCATTTCACACTCAAGCTGGAAGACCCAGGTTTTCAAGGTTTTCTTCGTGTCTTCGTGTCCTGGTGACTTCGTGTTGAAACGCCTCTCACATTCATGACTCCAATCTCCAATCTCCGCCCGGCGGATCGGATGAGCAACTTTCCGCCGTACTTCTTTCACGGCCTCAACCAGAAGCTGGCAACGCTCAAGGCCAAAGGCGTGGACATCATCCGCATGGACATGGGTTCGCCCGACCTGCCGCCCGCGCCTTTCGTCGTCGAAGCCCTGAAACGCTCGGCGGACGACCCGACTCATCACGGCTACATGCCTTTCGGCGGCACGCCCAACTACCGCGAAGGCTGGGCGCAGTTTTATGGCCGGCGCTTCGGCGTCGAACTCGACCCCAACACTGAGTTAGTCGGCCTGCTTGGCTCGAAAGAAGGCGTGTTCAATCTGGCTCAGGCTTACGTGAATCCGGGCGACGTAGTTCTGGTCCCCGACCCCGGCTACGCGCCTTACAGCACCGGGGCCAAATTTGCCGGCGGCGAAGTCGTTTACATGCCGATGCTGGCCGAGAACAATTTTCTGCCCAACCTGAGATCGATTCCAACTGAGACTCTGCGCCGCACAAAAATTATGTGGCTCAACTATCCCAACAACCCCACCGGGGCGACGGCCACGTTGGAATTTTTCGCCGAGGCCATCGAACTGGCCCGCAAGCACGGCTTCATCCTGGCTCACGACGCGCCCTACATGGAAATCGCCTACGACGGTTACCGCCCGCCCAGCATCTTACAGTTTCCAAATGCCAAAGAGGTCTGCGTCGAATTCAACTCCATGTCTAAGACTTACAACATGGGCGGCTGGCGCGTCGGCGTGGCTTGTGGCAACGCCGACATCATCAATGCCCTGGCGACGTTGAAGACCAACGTGGACGCCGGATCATTTCAGCCGATTCTGGACGCCTCTGCCGCCGCCCTGACCGGCGATCAATCGTGGCTGATCGAGCGCAACGAAACTTACCGCCAACGGCGCGACCTGGTGGTGGCAACCTTGCGCGAGGCCGGCTTGACGGTGAACACGCCTGCCGCCGCCATTTACGTCTGGGCGCGATTGCCCGGCAAGCAAAGCGAGGCCGATGAACGCGATTACGCCGACGCCCTGCTGGAAGCGACGGGTGTGAGCGTGACGCCCGGCACGGTCTTTGGGCCGAGCGGCGCGGGCTACATTCGCCTCTCGCTTGGCACGCCGACAGAGCGATTGAAGGAAGCGATGGAGCGGGTGGTCGGGTGGTCGGGTAGTCGGGTAGTCGGGTAGTCAAGTAGTCAGGTGGTCAGGTGGTCGAGCGGAGGGGGTATAATCCAAACGCCTGGAGGTGACAGATGGAAGCTGTTGCATTGATTGCATCCGACAAACCGGAAACTCAAAAGCTGGTGACAGCCGAGGAGGCGGCGCAACTCTCCACCGTCAATCGGCGCTTCGAACTGGTGAAAGGAATTTGTATTGATATGTCTCCTGCAGGCGGGGTGCACGGCGTTGTTGCCAACACAATCGGCTCGATTCTGCGTGACCACGCCAGAAAGAGGCAGCTTGGCGTCGTTACTGCCGCCGAAACCGGCTTCATCCTGGCGCGTGACCCTGACACGGTGCGCGGCGCAGACGCCGCATTTATTTCAAAGGAGCGCATCCCGGCTGAGGGTGTGCCGGTGAGTTTCTGGCCCCTCGCTCCCGACCTGGCCGTCGAGGTTGTCTCTCCGGGCGACAGCCCGGACGAAGTTCAGGAAAAAGTGGAGGAGTACCTCGCGGCCGGGACGCGGATGGTATGGGTGGTGTACCCAAAGCGCCAGAGCGTGGCCGTCTATCGTTCCCTGCGCGACGTGAAAATTTTGCGCGGCGACGAGGCCCTCTCCGGGGAAGACGTGCTAGCCGGGTTCGAGTGCAAGGTGAGCGAGGTTTTTGAGTGAGGAGTTGTGAAAGTATAACTCCGCAGTTTGCATCGGAAGCGTAGTGGGGCCGCTCTAACACCGCACCTGCGGTGGGTGCAGGTGTCCGCCCGTCACCCTGTTTCTAAATTTCCCGGCCACTGCTGGGGAACTTCCCCGGCAGAACAAAGCCGATGCGTGAATCAAGGTTCTTAATCCGCCATTCATAGCACGGATTTTCACGCGAAGCGTAGGCGGATCAGAATCCGCTCACGCGAAGCGCGTAAATCCGTGCTCTCAACCATCTCCCTCACACGCCACAATCAACTCTTCA from Chloroflexota bacterium includes:
- a CDS encoding aminotransferase class I/II-fold pyridoxal phosphate-dependent enzyme → MTPISNLRPADRMSNFPPYFFHGLNQKLATLKAKGVDIIRMDMGSPDLPPAPFVVEALKRSADDPTHHGYMPFGGTPNYREGWAQFYGRRFGVELDPNTELVGLLGSKEGVFNLAQAYVNPGDVVLVPDPGYAPYSTGAKFAGGEVVYMPMLAENNFLPNLRSIPTETLRRTKIMWLNYPNNPTGATATLEFFAEAIELARKHGFILAHDAPYMEIAYDGYRPPSILQFPNAKEVCVEFNSMSKTYNMGGWRVGVACGNADIINALATLKTNVDAGSFQPILDASAAALTGDQSWLIERNETYRQRRDLVVATLREAGLTVNTPAAAIYVWARLPGKQSEADERDYADALLEATGVSVTPGTVFGPSGAGYIRLSLGTPTERLKEAMERVVGWSGSRVVG
- a CDS encoding Uma2 family endonuclease, translated to MEAVALIASDKPETQKLVTAEEAAQLSTVNRRFELVKGICIDMSPAGGVHGVVANTIGSILRDHARKRQLGVVTAAETGFILARDPDTVRGADAAFISKERIPAEGVPVSFWPLAPDLAVEVVSPGDSPDEVQEKVEEYLAAGTRMVWVVYPKRQSVAVYRSLRDVKILRGDEALSGEDVLAGFECKVSEVFE